A genomic segment from Nicotiana tabacum cultivar K326 chromosome 7, ASM71507v2, whole genome shotgun sequence encodes:
- the LOC142162435 gene encoding uncharacterized protein LOC142162435, which translates to MNVVSKELLSGIVYKSSAHKVWIDLKDKYDKVDGSRIFFLHKEITTLSQGISTVLTYFSRLTDLWEEYDALMLCPGCDCPESKSYSEHFEYQRLLQFLMGLNETYAQAISQILMMSPIPSVNKAYSMVVFEESQKNMGKSTQTLDMGDSTTLFTNKADMNT; encoded by the coding sequence ATGAATGTTGTGAGCAAGGAATTGCTCAGTGGTATTGTGTATAAGTCAAGTGCACATAAAGTGTGGATAGATTTGAAGGATAAATATGATAAAGTCGATGGATCTCGCATATTTTTTCTGCACAAGGAAATTACAACTTTGTCGCAAGGAATTTCTACTGTGTTAACCTATTTCTCACGATTGACAGATTTATGGGAAGAATATGATGCCTTGATGCTATGTCCTGGATGTGATTGTCCAGAATCTAAGAGCTACTCGGAGCATTTCGAATATCAGAGATTGCTACAATTTCTGATGGGCCTGAATGAGACATATGCACAAGCTATAAGTCAGATTTTAATGATGAGCCCAATACCTTCTGTCAACAAGGCCTATTCTATGGTTGTTTTTGAAGAAAGTCAGAAAAATATGGGAAAATCTACACAGACATTAGACATGGGAGATAGTACAACATTATTCACTAACAAAGCAGACATGAATACATGA